The Budorcas taxicolor isolate Tak-1 chromosome 18, Takin1.1, whole genome shotgun sequence genome window below encodes:
- the MEAK7 gene encoding MTOR-associated protein MEAK7 produces the protein MGNSKSHPGQERSSRFLPTEQAEVNRLFDALSSEKLGSSASPRSFSLQALKGHVGDALPPKMVTRLFEGMRRVDGSGKAKGPSERISQEQFTASMSHLLKGTAEEKSLVILNMISASGGPVKARDVHKFTEDLVGSVVHVLNYRRQLRGWSQKPPPGSPSRVQVLAAQLCSEMRLQGGGKLLGPQWLDRDCDRAVLEDWVFRAHHVATFLSLVIHQGFLLLRSSLELATLVPERQVDPQREFASILDVLSVIYINSHLPQERRLRWRLLFATELHGNSFAQLCGHIAHGGPCLVLLEDRDGHVFGGFASCSWEVKPQFQGDDRCFLFSISPSMAVYTCTGYNDHYMYLNQGQQTIPNGLGMGGQHGYFGLWIDVDFGKGHSKAKPTCTTYGSPQLSAQEDFQFQKMEVWAVGDAPKAEPVRKTRSILDIDPEARALLEASGRGRHSEGLREVPDEQ, from the exons ATGGGGAACAGCAAGAGTCACCCAGGACAGGAGCGCTCCTCGCGGTTTCTCCCCACGGAGCAGGCCGAGGTCAACAGGCTGTTCGATGCTCTGTCGTCGGAGAAGCTTGGCTCCAGTGCCTCGCCCAGATCCTTCTCTCTGCAGGCATTGAAG GGCCATGTGGGGGACGCTCTTCCCCCCAAGATGGTCACCAGACTGTTCGAGGGCATGCGGAGGGTGGATGGCAGCGGGAAGGCAAAGGGGCCCAGCGAGCGCATCTCCCAGGAACAGTTCACAGCGTCCATGTCCCACCTGTTGAAAGGAACTGCCGAGGAGAAGAGTCTTGTGATCCTGAACATGATTTCTGCCTCAGGAGGTCCCGTGAAAGCAAGAGATGTCCACAAG TTTACAGAGGACTTGGTTGGCTCTGTGGTACACGTGCTAAACTACAGACGGCAGCTGCGAGGCTGGAGTCAGAAGCCACCCCCAGGCTCCCCATCCAGGGTGCAGGTGCTGGCTGCCCAGCTGTGCTCCGAGATGAGGCTTCAAG GTGGCGGGAAGCTTCTGGGCCCTCAGTGGCTGGACCGTGACTGTGACCGGGCCGTGCTTGAGGACTGGGTGTTCCGGGCCCACCACGTGGCCACGTTTCTGAGCCTGGTCATCCACCAGGGCTTCCTCCTCCTGCGCTCGTCCCTTGAGCTGGCCACCCTGGTCCCTGAGCGCCAGGTGGACCCTCAGCGGGAGTTTGCCAGCATCCTGGATGTCCTGTCGGTCATCTACATCAACTCACACCTGCCCCAGGAGCGGCGGCTCCGCTGGCGCCTGCTCTTCGCGACTGAGCTCCACGGGAACAGCTTCGCCCAGCTCTGCGGGCACATCGCACACGGGGGGCCCTGCCTGGTGCTGCTGGAGGACCGCGACGGGCACGTGTTCGGGGGCTTCGCCTCCTGCTCCTGGGAAGTCAAGCCTCAGTTTCAAG GGGACGACAGGTGCTTCCTGTTCTCCATCTCCCCCAGCATGGCCGTGTACACCTGCACGGGCTACAACGACCACTACATGTACCTGAATCAAGGGCAGCAGACCATCCCCAACGGCCTG GGCATGGGCGGACAGCACGGTTACTTTGGGCTGTGGATCGACGTTGATTTCGGGAAAGGACACAGCAAGGCCAAGCCCACATGCACCACGTACGGCAGCCCTCAGCTGTCGGCCCAGGAGGACTTCCAGTTCCAGAAGATGGAGGTGTGGGCGGTGGGAGACGCCCCGAAGGCAGAGCCG GTCAGGAAAACCAGGAGCATTCTAGACATCGACCCCGAGGCCCGGGCCCTGCTGGAAGCCAGTGGGCGGGGCCGCCACAGTGAAGGGCTCCGGGAGGTTCCTGATGAGCAGTGA